CATGCCTACTTTATGACAACCAGCACAGTGTCCACCTGGAATCTTGTGAACAGATATAGTGTcacatttcttttaatattcattaGCTTCACCTTCTTTTAAGATTGTATTGACATGAAAGGTGCAGTACAAGTAGTTCTATTCGGTATCACAGCTTTAGTTATAAACCAAATATTCTCATTCAGCCTCGTGGAACTGTAATTGCAAGAATGCTATTCCTTCTCTAAGGTTCAAAATAAAGCTGTCGTTTTTGGAGAACTTTGATGACTCTCAATGAAAAGATGTTTAATGTGGAATAGAGCAGATCTTTCCATGGAGcttatcttataaattctgAAAGGTCAGATTCATAAAAAATGGCAAGGTTCTAGTTTGATATGGAGGATATGTTACATGCgattcaattttatgttttcaattCTAACTTCAAATGTAATGAGTGCGAACCCAACTGCATGATGGTCCCATACACTTGAAGTTAGGATATGCTGCTAATGCAACATTTTTTGGTCTTAACAAATCGATGTTTCAGCAATCACTAAGTAAACTCTGATCTCTATTTCCAACTTATCTCAGGATGGCTAAGCAACGACTTCGAGAAGCTAGAATCCAAGCAATAGACTATCTTATTTTGTTGCTTGCTGGTGCTTGTTTGGGACTGATCTCGAAAGGAGGTGACGAAAATTTTGGCGCACCTGGTTATACTTACACCATCATAGCTACTTGTGAGTTGGAAAAAccattaattagtattttccAGTTGCTTCATGTTGCTCTGTGCCATGTGCTCTTTTTTGATATTTCTGCATTAAATTGTCTTACTTCTCTTCTTGACTTGTATAATATAGTACAATCTTTGTTAATATGTTTCCTTATCCCATTAAACTTGAATCACATTAGCAAAAGTATCATTTCAGTTTCACCAacatcatcttcttcctcaatCTTTTTCCTTCTCCCTTACAATTTGTCTCTTTAACGTTTTGAGCAGCTTTGCTGTGCAAAATTGCGGCTCTGAGAACATTTGCACTGGACAAGTTAGAATACCGGAGGGAACGTGCTTCCGGCATTAGCAGCCTCGCTCATTTTGTTGCAAAGGACACTATAGATCATTTCAGTACACTGATTAAGCCATTGGTCTACCTCTCCATGTTCTATTTTTTCAGCAATCCAAGATCTCTCTTCCTTGACAATTACATTGTCTTGCTCTGTCTTGTTTATTGCGTGACGGGTGTAGCTTATGCATTGGCAATTTTCCTTGAGCCCGGTCCATCTCAGCTGGTGATCAAGACTTCCACCCAATAGAGCtatttatttatgcttttgCTGATTTTCTATATTAGATAGGATTTGGGCTGATATTATTCCTCCACATTGTGCAGTGTTCTGTACTTCTCCCAGTGGTTCTGACTCTTCTTTCGACTCGGCCCAAAGGCAGTACTTTTATGAAGATTTTGACAAGCTTGTGTTATCCAAGCTGGGCTTTAGAAGCATTTATAGTCTCAAATGCAAAGAGGTTTGTCGAGATTCCCTTCTTCATTAAGCTTTCGCAGTGCATACTATTCATCCATCAGCATTACATTGAATCTCGCACTTAAATCATCAGGATATATGTCTTTTAAACACTGGAAATGCAAATTCGCACATCTACAAATCTCTGGCCAACTACATATTCACATGAGTGCATCTTGTCTCACTTGATCACATGCTGCTTGTAGATACTATGGTGTATGGCTCATACAACGGTGTGGTGCACTTCTCAAAACAGGCTATAATCTCCATCAGTGGAATCTTTGTATATCTCTTCTCTTGGCAGCAGGTGCAGCTTGTCGAATTTTAGCTTTAATTGGTATGTTAACTTTAGGGAAAAAGTGACATGGAAAATAAGCTTTGAATGGCAGTCTCTCCGCATTTGCCATAGTAGATACCATGTAAATATTCGTGATATACGGGATGTTTCTTGGAGGTTCACCAAGTTCTGGCTAACAACTTGTAACGAGAGTAGATTAGATGACAACGTTACAAGGATACAAAAGGCCTTGAGggaaatatttatgatttgtaTATGTAACACCATATTTTATCGTTAACTCATCCTGTTACTTCCCTCTGTTACGGATTCTCTGTAGAAAAAACATTGTATACCTGCAAAGAAACATAGAAAGGAAACAGTTTCATATTTACCGGTTTGCAGTGAAACTAAATTTTCATGGTCCGAGCTACAGGTATCATTGTTTTATAGCTAAATCTTGAATTACTCAGAATCACACTATCATGTAGAGTTAAGAGAGACATGAATGCATCGTGTCTATACAACCACTGAAGAGAACAAAATCTAAATGTCAAGATGGCATTAGGAGGTCAATTGATTTTCTGCCTGTGATGTGAATCTTGTGCTTTTGAATAAGGACTCTAGCTGAAAAATTAAGATTGAGAACTTGTGTTCAAAATCAGAACGACAATAATTTCTCAAGTTCACGTTCAACAGATACACATTGATATCATTGTAACTTCTTCTCTAACAAACAATGATCCTTCAACCCTTTCAGACAAGGTTTTTGTAGATGCCAACTCCAGAGAATTCAAAggtaagatatatataaatattaacgGCGTATAAGTACACAATCAGTTAGTTACGACATATATCCAGGAAAGATATTAGTTCATGTGTAATTTGATTTTCCTATGACTCCTTTGTGTAGAAAATGAGGATCCTTGAAGCAAAACCAAGCTATAGTCATCTTCCCCTTCATTTATTAGTTTCAAGGGATTTTCACTTGGGAAGGCTTGTATCTGACAGCACTGTGATGATACAAACGAATTGGCAGCTCATGGCCAATATTCTGAAGTCAAGCGCCAAAGCTTAGTCCAGTTCTAACAAGACCATTCTGAGGCTGTCTAGATAATGTAGTTGGTGAAATTGCAGTAGCATTTCAGGACTGCACAAAGATCTGCACTGGACAAAGGTAAATTTGTGAACTCCAAACaaaaatgtatgatatatatacatatatgtatatataaggtAGTCAGGAACACAGCAATGCTGAGGATCTCACAAAGATCTGCATCGGACAAATGTAGAATTTTGAACTCCACAAcagaaagtaataaatatatatatatgtagagagagagagagactatATTATGAAGCTAAGATGAAACAGAAGATACCTTTGAAGGAAACAAGAGCATGGAAACAAGGGACAGACTAAAAGGCTGGAAATATTTGACTTCATCAATACTTATTAGTCTCATGAATCTACAAATTGATTTGGTGAGCTATTCCATGATTCAAGATTCCCAATGATGAATACAGTAACTGATTCCCAGACATCACTATTCATTTTGGCTTCCAGGTATTTGTATTCGACCCTCCATAGATTAATACCAGCATACTTCAGTTTAGGATAAGCACATGCTCGTGCAAGACGTATATGAAGACGATTTCATCCTCAAACAACATGCCagattagaaaagaaaataaatgtaagttAAAGAAAGTTACTTGATAGCTGATAGTACGAGGAGGTTTCATTTCCATATGTTGTCCCCTAAAAACTGAAGAGCAGGTACACCCCTGATTTCTACATCAACGAGAGGTGCCTGGATCATCGTCAAGCTGGAGAGTGCTGGGTCATTTTGTATCATGCCGAGAGCTCGTGTTTGATCCTGAAACATAAAATCGGCCAATTCAATATGACAAAGATAAGTAGAACCAAAAACTCAAGTTGTTCCCAACagtttgtaattttaagaCATGTCTACCAAGGTTTGAAAACAACAAGGGTTGcttatttaagaaaatgaaacatgTAATATTTCAGCGCACTCGTACATGGCATCTAGGGCTATAGACCTTGGATTTAGCCTTGAGACCATACTGGTTCAACGTAATGTATCAAAATATATCACTTGAGAGAAGACGTCATTCACCTTGCAACCCCTAGGGATTAACAAAATGTAGACAGATAGATGAATAGTGATCACACTTTTAGTCAAGGGGGAGAAGCCAAGCgaagaaaatataacattgCAGCTGGTAAGGTGGAGACTGTATGATTTATGAGAATAATCACTTTCTTGGCCTCTCTCAGTCATTGCCTTGAGAATTTGCATCAAGGATGGTGCAATCTATGATTGAAGTCTATCTTTGGTCCTTCTGGATGCTCTTTGTTATCCAACCACCAATGCATACAACTTCTTCTTTCAGCAAATTACAAttgtacaagaaaatgaagaatgaaaatttagttcTTACTACTGCTCAATGGAGATTGTCTGAGATGAGATAATGATTTTATACCTTCCTCTTCATTGCACAGAACTTGCAATCAGAGGCGGACGGTGGAAGGATTTGGTTAACCACCAGCCTCTTGACAGGAACACTTTCTTTCCGTAAGGAAGCACATAATCTTGATGATTCACTGATTGCCATCACCTGAAAAGTAAGTTTTTTGAGTTGCAGATAGCAATTCGTAATTTTCTACAAATTTCTACCAAcagtaatttcaaattctaattatttataatcatgaGTGAATCTGCACTTATTTTAGCACAGAGAGTGGTATACTAGATCTTCCAAATATAATCTCACGTTGACAAAAGAGACAGTGGGGCACGTAAACCTATTTATGGTGGAGTTACATGCAATAATGGACTGACTGCCTTTGaacttatttcaaattaaacaatattaaaaattgtcaCAATGGAATGAACAATAATATAAGCAGGCCTTTAGCTTAAGACGCCATTACCGTGGGGATTGTTACAATTACAAACTCCGTAGAGTTTGTGTCACGAAAAAGCTCTCTCACTTTTATCATTCTCTCCCTTAATTTCTCTAATTTGTCAGCctacaaaacaaaatgaatgatGTCAGAGATCCAGTCAAATAGCAAGCATGTAAGCTAGTTTCCATGAAAATGAATATTACAGCATTTTGTTGAGTTTCTTCCTGGCCAAAGACAGATTTTATGGCTGATGTAGCTGCAGATATTTTCTGCCTTAACTGAAACAGGAAATGGCGAGAAAAGGtgaggaaaaaataaacaaaaaactaaaagaaagaaagaaactgaGAGTGGAAGAACATAATGCTGTATTTTCTTTATCTAgccctttttattttatctttccCTTGAAGACTTCATAGGATAGATGTCAGCAATTTGATCTTAACATGACTGCCCCTTCATCACAACCCCACACCCACCTCTGGGCCCCCAAAAATTATTGCATACAGCTACCATGGTAAGTAAATATGAACTTCATGTCATGAAcatattaaatacttttaccTTTAATATCTTCCCAATCGATGCATCCAAGAAGTCTGGCAATGACAAAAGTCGTAATGTGTGACCCTGCAGAAGAGCAGTCAGCACAAAGAACTTTTCAACAATatcagaaaattaaaagaagcaTCATTCTCCTTACTGTGGGAGCGGTATCAAACACTATCCGAGTAAACATGTTGTACTCTTTTGATTCAAGGAATTGAATAACCTGGTAATTGTTTTAAAATCAGCAATAGAAGCAGAAAGAAGTGAAGTTTCTCACAAACAAAATATCAGAAAGACTTTCCAATTGAACATCAGACATGCCTTTGAAATTGCTATAGCTTCATCTAGACCTGGAGGAGGTGTGTCCAGCAACTCTCCAAGCTTTAGTTCCCCAAGCTATGGCCagagaaaattcaaaagtgACTGAGTCAGTAAGTAGTAATTGAGAGGTAAATGAAGGGAAAGGTTTTTCTCAAGCACCAAATATATCCAAGTGCCGGACCAAATACTTAGATATGGAAAAATACttagatataaaatattagaccaGACAGTTTGTGTAGAAGGCTAATAAGAAAGAGAATATTCAGATGTTCACTTTGTCTGTTGACTCTGGACTACCAGTACAACTATAGCAAGAAGCAATTCATGGAAGCCAAACTGTAAACTCATCTGAATTCATGCATGTATCCATGCATTAAAGATATCAGACTTTTAGTTATCCTTTAGTAGCCAGTTTttccaagaaacaagaaattgatGATTTTAAGTAAAGAACATCAGTATCACTTCAACCAGCAGAAATCCAGCAGCGAAGCCAACTAGTCCCAGGAGGTTTAGTTTAAAAATAGAGTTCCGGAAGATGAAAACAAGTCCTGAAAAAGTTATCAAATCTCAATTATATGGAGGTTCTAAAAGCTGCTCCAAACAGCTCCAGGGAGCAGGAAAGCAGAAGTAACCATAATTTTGACTATTACATGTTCAGCAGTCGCTGAACAACCAGAACTGTTGCTGAAATTTACTCAAACACATGGGTTATAAGGTCACAATTTATGAATTGAAAACTGTGTTGCTTAATTTGATTGTCCCATTTTCGAGGCTGCCACTAACTCTGCATGGGGCAACTATTCCCAGATAGGCAATCACCAAAATGTCGAGGAATACCATGTCTCTACTGAAAGTCCCTTAAATTATGCGGCAGAACCTTCTGACAGAATTAGAACTTTCAGTTTGGTATTTCCTTGGAAACCCATATGTTGTAAACAAATTTTTAGACAGAATTAAGTGCTGTTTTCTTCTGAGATGAAGGTGgcatattttctttagttttttttcataaatagtaGATAATGACCGGATATGATTGGAGGATATGAATGACATCTTTagtttatcattaattataatagcACACAGCCAAGCTTCTATATGCCTCTTTTCTGACTAATGTGGATACAAGCAGGACATTCCTATTAAATAGACATCtgatcataaaaaagaatagcaTCATCAATAGCTAAACTAggttttaataaaagaataccGGTATGCGGCCTCGTTCTTCATTATGACACATACCATAgatcaataaatttgacaCAGTCTCTTGCCATTACAGATGCTAAATGGTAAAGAATCCATCCACACTCCATCAACTATAGAATGTCAAATCAATACTCATCAGACCTCACTGACAGAAAATAGAAAGATGTTTGCACATCTTACAAGTG
This region of Sesamum indicum cultivar Zhongzhi No. 13 linkage group LG4, S_indicum_v1.0, whole genome shotgun sequence genomic DNA includes:
- the LOC105161327 gene encoding ATPase ASNA1 homolog 2 — protein: MASCSSSAAIFTTLRPMAILSNNSRNFHSLRPHLAPFLKFKPSSKSSLLSISVVRKMPRRNLQVKSVAAPTESVAGFDEMVSGTQRKYYMLGGKGGVGKTSCAASLAVKFANNGHPTLVVSTDPAHSLSDSFAQDLTGGTLVPVEGPISPLFALEINPEKAREEFRTVSQKNGGTGVKDFMDGMGLGMIADQLGELKLGELLDTPPPGLDEAIAISKVIQFLESKEYNMFTRIVFDTAPTGHTLRLLSLPDFLDASIGKILKLRQKISAATSAIKSVFGQEETQQNAADKLEKLRERMIKVRELFRDTNSTEFVIVTIPTVMAISESSRLCASLRKESVPVKRLVVNQILPPSASDCKFCAMKRKDQTRALGMIQNDPALSSLTMIQAPLVDVEIRGVPALQFLGDNIWK